AAAATAAAGTTGATAATACAGCAATGTTTTAGCCATTGCTAAACTGTGTTTGCACAATATCAAGTCCTTTGCTGTTTCTCCCTCTGCCCACCCAGTGAATAGACAGAGGATGAGCAAGAGCTTGGGCGGGCAGATGCAACCATGCAGATGACCCAAACTAATCAAAGAGATCCTCCATGCCTTACAGCATCATGCTCAGCAACAACAGGGAGAAGGCAGATTTAGGGAAGTTAGTCATCTGTCTAGGTCTACCTGTGGAAGACAGTGAACAACTGTCTTTGCAAcacttgcttttttccttttttttcctctctatttctACTTCTCCTTCACTTAATGAACACTTACTGCAGCTCACAcgtttttcttgcttttattcttccctCCGCTGACATTAGGACATTGTTTAATGTTGCTTCATAAATGTTAAGACCATAACTGATGATCTTCCAAGACTTTTTAAAactaatatttatattataattGCCTCTTAtcatgtttattatttttaccaCTCGCAGAAAAGGCTGAAATGCCTTCCTGTTTTAAATGGTCATGCATAGAGAACtcaaacagtaagaaaaaaagtgattatAACATGAACATTTGTTAGAGAGAATCTTGAGTGATATCTTAAGAGAAACATATTTACTCTTAAGCATTACCTATCAAGGTAAAGTTTAGTTTTATACGTTAGCATTCTCCAGTACTTACCCGTGCAAAGTCAAATGCATATCTATAAATAAGTTTAAAATTGGTAGGCTCATTTAATAAAGATCTCAAGCAATCCAGAGAATTTCTCAATTTTTCTGTAGTATcacatctgaaagaaaagcaaagaatgaattCAGTGTCTACATTCTTACACAGATGTCTGGTGTTCTTAGAAAAAGAATCTTAATATATGTCCCcatcactgcaaaaaaaaaacaaaggcataAGTTTGCCTGCTTAAGATGCCTTGATTTAACCCACAGGACAAAACATGTAGATAAACTAGCGAAGTCTTATGCTTGTACTGTGATAAAAAATTGTTTGAAGCTGTAGAAAATGCACTCCCCATGAGATTAAACCACAAATTTGTCTACAAAAGgaaaccaaccaacaaaccaCAGAAAGTAAACAATACTTCCATAACTTCAGCAAAGCTATAGAACTTCCTAAAATTTTGGTGGTCCTGTTCTGTAAAGATAAGCCAAAGCATAGTTCTTTCCCCCCAGCTCTATGAAACGTAGTTATTCAACTACTTCTATGTTAATTATGCCATAAAGGTAAGATCGCCACTAGAGAATGCAGCTCTtagaaagaacatgaaaatgTAGTCATAAAAAAACACTTGCAACATTTAGCATTTTAAACTGAATATGCTCTAACAACATACCAATATCTAACACTCATGCAATGACAGTAAAGCTCAGAAATAAATAGGTCCTACCCAGTGACAAAGACAGATGTCCTTGCAAATGTCTCtcattgtatttgttttcttgaggctgcagacattttaaaagtattcaACAAGCAGCAGCCAGGTTTCAAGTTATCTTTGAATGAGCCATATCACCGGAAGCAGCGACAAAGAAATATTGCTTCTGCTCTAAAGTAGAGCGCTCAGTTTTAAGTcatgattaaaacaaaatgtattttttctacaACAACCTGtatttactattaaaaaaatcttaacaaTTTTTTCAAAGCACTTACTGTAGCGATGTCATTCCTTTTAACCATTCTTGTAATGTAAAGTAGCCCATGTTTTGTGCATCCAACTTCCATGCTAATACAAGCATTACTACctgtttcagaggaaaaaatgtgaaagctGAAGAGAATCAACAAAAATATCTACGTatttttcagttgctgtttaGTAAGCCACAAATACTTTactcaaataaacaaaacattcagaagTTTGCTACTGAGCAGCTACTTTAAAAGTTAAATCTGAATACAACAAACCTGCACATGATTCAAACCTTAAGACACCAGCACAAAGATAGAAAGTCAGTTAGATTAGTCACATCACTTCAAGGCAGCATGCACAGAATGTCACAGTAGTAAGATGAGGAAGATGAGCCAGCACAGGCTATAGAAAAGGTTTCCCAAAATTATTAAATCTAAGCACTAACTTGAGACAAGTTACGTTTCTTAAATTCATCTAGGTGAGCATCCACTGCAATCCATAAGCTTTATGAAATCCAATTGTTCTAGAGGTGATAATGATCCCACATGAATCCAGCTACCACAAGGTACTGTCAACCCCATCTAATTCTGCAAGTCTGAACACGAGGTATAATTCAAGTAGATGTTAAGCACACTGAATGAACTAACATTAGCACATATCAATCCAGAGGTTGATTCATAATTGCTAATTCTGCCCCAAAGGAAACAGAATCCTTTTAGTATCTCATATAGAACACAGAAGCAATAAAGAAGCAATAAATTTGGAAAAGTGGTATTGGAAGATTACTGTCATATTCAAGACACTTAAGATACACGCATGGAAAAAGTGGCAGGCAACTATCCCTGCAgactagaaagaaaaagtgtaaTTAAGCAATTTCAGTCTGCAACTCTGGCTAATACTAGAGCAGCTCTATACTGTTAATGCAAAGTCAGAATATCTACTTACATAACTGAAACGTCTCTATCAATCTCAAGGGTTTACCACACTAATAAATTCCAAAGGTAGCAAATTACATCTTATATTAACAGCAAATCAATCAAAAACATAACTCTCATTTTAACCAATGAGAGATGATGGTTTACAAATCTTGCAAAAGATGGGACTTGCacatatgtttttaaaagcatatattagacaccagaaaaaaagctgcaaaaggTATAGCTATTTGTTTCCtaaattctctctctccttcatgtatatataaatataaaaataaaatttcaccTTACTTGGGTTTTTAAACAGCATAATGGAGTGCTAATACTGCTCACAATATTTGAAACACCCTTCTCCCATAGAAAACATTAACTGGTAGTTGTTTTAAATCTCCAGTGCAGTCTCAGAAAAGATGTCATCACCTCTTTctaaacttttatttctttcttttggtaGGAGTAGTGAGGGAAAAGGTGTGGCAAAGGCAAATTGAGTTTTTAGTCAAGTTAACAGTTCTAGTttcagaactttcagaaagGCAAGTTGGTTCCAAATGTGCACTTAAAGCTCCCTGGtttattctcctttctctcccaaaaatttgaatttgttttatgcCTGATGAAAAACTAGGAGAATTTAGGTTCATCAACATCATAACACACTATGCATCTTCTGAATGGACCTCAAACTTACATTTTCTGGTTCAACTCCAATGTCTTCACAAAATTTCTCCATACCTTCTGGCCCTACAATGTCATCAGTGCCTGCAAAGAAAATGCACTTCACGTATCTCTGAGAATGATAATAGACTGATCTTTAGATTTCTCTTAGTAAGAGAAATTTAATCACAGTGTACAATCTGAACTTTCATAAGCTTTAGGTTGGTTTACTTGGCATGCAATAAATATTTCCCCACTTACAATCAGACGTGGATACACATGTATCTTTATCTCACCTTtggaaacaaagacagaaaaactaTAGAACAAATTTTCACTCTTGCTAACATCTTTTATTCCACCCAGTTACCAAGACAATCTTGAATACATGAATAATCTTGAGTACATGAATAAGATCTTTAACAGTATACAGACTAGCAGAATATCCAGGTAATATTAGCATGGTTAAATGAGTGAACAATGACTACTGAAACTCGTATCTTAGCTTGAATCTCTACTGCTCATAGCATTGTATCACGTAAGATTCCAGTATCTAAATACCTATGATACAAGAGACTGTCATTCCcagaaacttatttttttactgtttcattCATACACTAACTCTATAAAATGTTATCTACAAAAAAgactctgaaataaaaatgtcatgttcctatttatttatatggCAGTAATACTGCAGCTCCACATTACGTGAATTTTAGTAACTGCAGGgggaaatgaaaatatgaattacACATAGCTATATCTTTGCtgacttaaaatgaaaaaaggttCAAAAACAGATGTCATTAAAATACTCTATTTTTGGAATACTTTTGGAAAAATATGTTTGTAGCATCTACACTACATTGTTGAAAAAAGTTATAGGCATTAATTgtactgtgcttttttttcccttttttttaatacactttgtatttggactatttttttagaattatttcATTCACATTAAGAAGGGCTTACTTTGGGGAGAGAAGCATTAGAGGTTGACATCTGTACTTCTATTCAATATAAAGAGTACAAGAAAGAGGtatgaaagggaaaataattctAAGTTTTACTATTAGGTGACCTACTATTCTAGAAATAACAAggtttaattaaatattttcccatCTTCCTATGATATCCTCCCATTCACACTTCTGACTGAAATCAAAcaccttcaaaataaaattaattctgtaatAAAGACAcactagagaaaaaaagaacaacaaatccAGTGCTATCTGTCTGCAGATGTAAAGGAGAAGACTTTAAAGAAGGAGCACAGAAGAGATTattacttgaaaagaaaaaaaaaactttcatttttttacaaTGTTATTCAGTACAATAAACAAGATCATACTCTCCACTTTTCTGTTATAGCTTGGTGTATGCAGTCATTGGAAAAATCAAAAGATCTTTCATACACATCCTTCCTTTCATCCCTTCTCTCCACCAAAGTCGTGATAAAAATGAGTTATCCCTGTTGctagagtgaaaaaaaaataaatcaagctgATCAGAAAGGCACAGAATCTAACAGGTAAGGTTTGGCTTGAATTTGTCTGAATCTCCTTTCACAGACTGCCACAGACATGTGAGATCTCAAACTACTTAattttattagaagaaaaaataatttattacatCAAATTACATCATTCCTCATTACACataaggaaaacagcagaaaactgtAAGATGACCTTGTTTCCTTTGTCAAACAcctatttcatttccttttagtCTTCTTTACActtatgagatttttttttcccatacttGAAGTTCTCCCCTTCAGAAAAGCACAtgtaaaaacaatgaaaacaaatcatgATCGATGACTTCACACACTGTTAGTGGATGAGCTGCTGTGACCATTGATCATAACCAATAACCCTACAACACCTGAAGGAAGTTCTCGTACATTAAGGCAATAATAAGTAATTTGATTGACCCTCTTTGTACCTTCTAACGGAAAACTATTCAAAGATTGTTATGGGACacttgtgtttatttgtttctatgCTAGAAACCAGAACCACCAGATTTAGCAGCAACAGTTAATTTTACTACCTCTGCTACCTTTTTATTTAGCTTAGTTATTTTTACATTACAAACATACCTTCCCTAGGAAGGGTTTTGCACTACTCAGTGTTAACATGGCAGGTGGAGTAACTTTTAGAGCCAGAGAGGCAACATTTTGTACCAAAGTacaatttaaatataaattagaATAGTCAAGTATGCTCATTCATTCAGCTCACTGAATGCAGTTTTTATAGGCTGAATTATTATTGAGAGGAAACTTGCATTTCACACTTACCTGCATATTCATAGAACCATTCTAAGCATCTTTTACTTGAAAAgacttcctcttctgcttttattctaGTTGAATCATATTTTCTatacattctttaaaaaaaaagaaagataacaaATAATTAGTACTGCAatgtttaaaaagcaacattttagTCAACAGCCACTGTAAGCAGCAATACATTTACTTTCACTAATGAATTTACTCAACATTCTGACCGTGTATTGGGTCACTCAGTGAGCTGCTTAGCAGTATAAGAATCACTGAATCTACTGTGTTTGCTCAGTCTGCCACAGTTCAACTGATCCATACTGTATCCATGTGCATGAACCATCGTAACAACAAAAATAGCCCGGTCCAGATTCAACCCTGAGTATCATATCCAAGTCCAAGTAAGACTTGTGCAGATTACTAGCTACCATATTCAACTGACAGGCTGCAATTTGGTTGGGGTCTAAACCCACAGTAACTCCATGTTATTGTCAGCTGTAGTCCTACCTGTAGGTGTATGCAGACTTTATGCATTATTTAGTGACTATGGAGAACACACTTTGCCTCTTCAAAAATTCTAGAAAAGGCATAAAGAGCAAAACAGGCATGACCCATAGTAACATTATTCTAAAGGCAGTAAGTTGGTAacaagataaaacaaaacaaaaaaaaaaaatcaaagaacagAGAGAGGAGGTTACAGGTCCCCACTGACAATAATTCAAAGAACCCCATTCATCATAGGTTATTTCAACAGTTATCTGAAAATTTAAATCAGTAGTGCTTCCTTCCTCACAGAGATGACCGACAAGGTAATGTACTCCTCAGACAAACCTGAAGAATTTTAACTGCTTTCAAGAAATAACACTGAAACACCAGCCTCCTGAATTGA
Above is a window of Meleagris gallopavo isolate NT-WF06-2002-E0010 breed Aviagen turkey brand Nicholas breeding stock chromosome 4, Turkey_5.1, whole genome shotgun sequence DNA encoding:
- the DCUN1D4 gene encoding DCN1-like protein 4, which produces MYRKYDSTRIKAEEEVFSSKRCLEWFYEYAGTDDIVGPEGMEKFCEDIGVEPENVVMLVLAWKLDAQNMGYFTLQEWLKGMTSLQCDTTEKLRNSLDCLRSLLNEPTNFKLIYRYAFDFAREKDQRSLDINTAKCMLGLLLGKTWSLFPVFHQFLEQSKYKVINKDQWCNVLEFSRTINLDLSNYDEDGAWPVLLDEFVEWYKGKQMT